The window ATCCTCCAGATATATCTGAAAAATCTATTTTCAGGTTTCATAAGCTCAAGACATACGAACCTTCCACCTTTCTTTAAAACCCTGTAATATTCTTGCAGCGCTTTTTCCGGTTGTGTTATATTCCTTATACCAAAAGAAACTGTGACAGCATCAAAAAATTCACTATCAAAAGGTATATCTCTTGAATCGGCTGTTATAAAAGAGAGATTCCCGTTATTTTTACTGTCCCTGCGAGCAATCTGGAGCAAATCCTCATTTATATCAATTCCCCATACAAAACCCCTTCTTCCAACCTTTTTAGAAATAAGAAAGGCAAGCTTGCCTGTTCCGGTGCAGACATCAAGTACATTCTCTCCCTCGTTAAGATAAGAGACAGCCTTTCTTCTCCAGTGATCATCAAGCCCCAGACTGAATAATGTACTCAGAAAGTCAATACGTGGAGCAACTGAAGAAAAAATCTTTCTTATAAACTCATCTCTGCTCACCAGAATATTATACTAAAATTAAAGCTTAAATTGCTCATCAATATGTAATAACATAACTCTTATAATATTATAAGGTAACACTCAGAAAAAGATAGTTTATACCTTTTCCGACAGGTTCAAGAGTAGTTTTTATATACATCCCTCAGATATAATAATAAAAAATTTTTAAGGTATTTAAAATGGACATACCTTTTGAAAAGCTCTTTATCCTCAAAGAAAGACTGGGCATCAGTGATGATTACCTGAGGATACTTGATCCTTTCAGAAAAATATTTACAGATAAGAAAGAGGCTTTTTCCAGCCATATCTATAATTATTTTTCTGAAATCCCTGATACCAGGATATTCCTTGAACACTACGAAAGACCGGGCTTTTTAAAGAAGGCCTGGGCAAACTGGTTTGAATACCTTTTCAACAGTTCCTTTAATGAGGAGTTCTTATCCTATCTCTGGAGAATAGGTAAAAGGCATGTTGAAGTAAACCTGGATCAGAGATATTCAAACTTGGGTTTTTCTATTGCAAGACAGTACTGTCATAGAATA of the Thermodesulfovibrionales bacterium genome contains:
- the ubiE gene encoding bifunctional demethylmenaquinone methyltransferase/2-methoxy-6-polyprenyl-1,4-benzoquinol methylase UbiE, whose amino-acid sequence is MSRDEFIRKIFSSVAPRIDFLSTLFSLGLDDHWRRKAVSYLNEGENVLDVCTGTGKLAFLISKKVGRRGFVWGIDINEDLLQIARRDSKNNGNLSFITADSRDIPFDSEFFDAVTVSFGIRNITQPEKALQEYYRVLKKGGRFVCLELMKPENRFFRYIWRIYVSKIIPVISKLIIGDPVPYKYLFASIEGFYTFNEFVQLLKKNGFEVLVARSLTFGVANLFVAEKR